CGCCGCCTCGATCGTGCCGGCAGCGGCCCCGGCGGCAGAGAGCACCTCCTTTCGGTCAGAATACGCGACGTCGCTCTACGGCATCGTGCTCGCGCGCTCCACCTTCGAGAGCCGGATCGCCAGGGACGGCTTCGAGATCAGCGGCCGGCTGTCGAGTTCGGGTGTCGCCAAGGTCTTCGACGACACTCGCGCCAATGCGCGGGCGAGCGGACGCCTCGGAACGGACGGTCCGCTTCCGCGCAGCTATGACGTCGACTACACCTCGGGCGACAAGAAAAAGAAGACCACCATCGCCTTTGCCGACGGAACGGTGGTGCGCGCCGACAACACGCCGCCCGTGCGTACCAACCGCAAGGACTGGATCAAGGTCGAGCAGAAGCACCTGGCGGGCGTCGTCGATCCGATCTCGGCCGCGCTGGTCCGCGCCGCCTCGCCCGCCGAGGTCTGCAACCGCACGATCCGCGTCTTCGACGGCGCCCTGCGCGCGGATCTTCACCTCGCGCCGGCCGGTTTCGGCACGGCCTCCGTCTCCGGCTACAAGGGCGAAACGGTGAAATGCACGGTGCGGTTCGAACCGGTCGCCGGCTACCGCAGCAACAACAAGTCGATCGCCTACATGCGCAGGACCTCGGACATCGCGATCGCCTTTGCGCAGGTCGGCACCTCGGGTGTATACGCCCCCGTCGAGGCGACGGTCGGCACCCAGGTCGGAACGATCAAGGTCCAGGCAGTCCGTTTCGAGATGGTGAAGTAGCAGCCGGAAGCGACGCTTGCTTCCGGCGGGGAGCGGCGGGAATGGCGCGGGCGACGTTGATCGGCTTTTCGGCGGTGATGATGTGGGCGCTGCTCGCGCTCTTCACCGACGCCTCGGGTGCTGTGCCCCCCTTCCAGCTCTCGGCCATGACCTTCGCCATCGGTGCGGCGGTCGGCTTCGCCGCTCGCGGCCTGTCGGCGACGCCCGTCGAGCGCGTATCGATACCACCGGTCGTCTGGTTGGTCGGGATCGGCGGCCTCTTCGGCTACCACTTCTTCTACTTCACGGCGCTCCGCAACGCGCCCGCGGTGGAGGCGAGCCTGATCGCCTATCTCTGGCCCCTCCTGATCGTGCTCGGATCGGCGCTGATGCCGGGGGAGAGGCTGGGCTGGCACCATCTGGCGGGCGCCCTGATGGGCCTTGCCGGCACGGCACTGATCGTCAGCCGGGGCGGCGGCTTCGAATTCGACGTGCGCTACGCCTATGGCTATGGCATGGCCGGCGTCTGCGCGCTGCTGTGGTCGTCCTACTCGCTGCTGTCGCGCCGCTTCCAGTCTGTCCCGACCCGCACGGTCACCTGGTTCTGCGCCGCGACGGCGGTTCTGTCGCTTCTCTGTCATCTGGCGATGGAGGAGACGGTCTGGCCGCAAGGCGCGGGCGAGTGGCTCGCGGTGATCGGCCTCGGCCTTCTGCCGGTCGGTGCCGCCTTTTACGCATGGGACCACGGCGTCAAGCGCGGCAACATCCAGGTGCTCGGAGCCGCAAGCTACGCGGCGCCGCTGCTTTCGACGCTGGTGCTGATCGTCTTCGGCTTCGCCGAGCCGACGCTGTCCATCCTGGCGGCCTGTCTGCTGATCACGGCCGGTGCCGCGCTCGCTGCCAAGAACATGATCCTGTCGCGTCCGAAGGCGTCCGCCGAATGATGCCGTTCCCGGGCGGCATCGAGGCGACCCAGAACGGCACGCTCGTGCTGTCGGCGATCGCGGCCGCGCTCTATCTCGCGATGGCGAGGCGCCCGCCCTCGTTCAGGCGGACGACGGTGAAGACCGCGTCGGTCGCGCTCCTCGGCGTTCTGGTGCTGGTCGCGGAGGGCCCGGCGCTGCTGGCGGCCGCGCTGTTTCTGTCCGCGCTCGGCGACCTCTTCCTGGCGGAGGACGGCGATCGGGCCTTCCTTGCCGGCCTCGCCGCCTTCCTGGTCGCGCATCTCGTCTACGTCGTCCTGTTCGGCATGGCCGGAAGCGGTCTCGACGCCTTCGCGGACGAGCCGCTGCGCCTCGTCCTGGCGGCGACGATCGCGGCCTTCGCGATCGGCACATACCTTCGGCTCCGGCCGGCGCTGCCCCGCGAACTCGTCCTCCCGGTCGGTGTCTACGTCGCTGCCATCCTGGCCATGGGGCTCGCCGCCGCCACGCTCTCGTCCGTCGCGGTGATCGCGGGCGCGCTCCTCTTCATGGCCTCCGACGCCGTCCTCGCCGCCGGCCGCTTCCTCATCCCGGCGGAGTCACCGCGCCAGTCCGTCGTCGCGCCTGCCGTCTGGGTGCTCTACTATGCCGCCCAGGCAGCGATCACGCTGGGGTTTCTCCTCGACCGGTGAGGCGCAACCTTTGGCAGCGCGGACCGTGCGCCGCAGTGTCACGCGAACATGTCCATCACGAGACCGTGCACCCGCTCGAAGGCCGCCTGCGCACCCGCGATCACGAGAGCCTCTTCACCGTCGGTGAGATGTACCGCGTCGAGTGCGGTCGTGAAGATCCGCCAGTGTCGGCCGCGACCGTCAGCGGTGTCGGCCAGATGCCGCGCGCCGAACCTTTCCGAGAGGCCCAGCTTCGCCGCCTCCTTGAGCAGCACCGCTGCGCCGAGGTTGGATCCTTCCGCCACGTAGAGCCAGCCGAGCGCGGTGGCGACATCGGCGGGCGCTGCGTTCGCAACGGCCGGATACTGGCCACCGTCCGGCTGTCGAACACGGAGATCCGCCATATCCAGCAGGATCATCGGGAGCCGCCGTCTTTCTCTCAGCCCGGGCAGAAGCACGTTCAGGCGGGCGTCGTCGTAGAGTGGCTCGATCGAGCGGTGAAATGCATGCTGCATCAAGAGAAGGCGGCCGTACCGCTCCACGTTGCGGAAAGGTTGCTTGTCTGTGATTGCCTGGTCCAGCCGGCTATGCGACTGGCCCGTCGCCGCCCTGAGGAGCCTTGCGCGGGCGGTCCCCTGGTCCCCCGCTCCAGCCCAGGTTTTCGTGTCCGTCGTCATTCGGGGCCCATCTGAGTTCCTGGCGGACCGTGATTGTGCTCGGATCCTGTGAAGTTTCGGGGTTCGCTTTTCCGAGCAGCGGCGAGCGCCCTCCGTCACTGACGAGCCACCGGCGGGGGGCCGCCTGATCTCCCGACGGCGGCTACCGCCGGGGCGCCCAACCGGGCGGTGCCAGTTGGAACGAAGCGAAGTCGAAGCCGGGGGCGACGGTACATCCCACGAGCGTCCAGTCGCCGAGGCTCCGTGCCGACTGCCAGACGGCGGCCGGGACGATGCCCTGCGGTCGCTGGCCGGACAGGATGTCCGGGCCGAGCGTCATCCGCTCGACGTTGGCGCCGTCGACCGAGATCGACAGTTCGAGCGGTGCGCCAGCATGGTAGTGCCAGACCTCGACGGCATCCTTCACCAGATGCCAGTGGGAAACCTGTCCGCGCTCCAGCAGGAAATAGATCGCGGTCGAGTGTCCGCGCGGCCCGCCCGCCGAATCGCGAAACGTCTCCGCGTACCATCCGCCTTCGGGATGCGGCTGTAGGCCGAGCGCCTCGATGATCCGACCCGCCTCGCTGCCGCGGCCGCTCATGCGATGTCCTTGCGCTTGCGGATCTCGGCGAAAACAGCCTCGTCGGTTGCTGCTTCCATCCCGAGGTTGCGGCGTATGACCGGGTCGTGCGCCCGCAGGAAGGGGTTCGTGGCCATCTCCTGCATCAACGTCGTCGGCAAGGTCGGCAGGCCAAGCGCCCGGAGCCGGTCGACCTCTGCCGCGCGTGTCTTCAGCGCGGAATTGGTGGGATCGATGCCGAGCGCGAAGCGCGCATTCGACTGCGTGTATTCGTGGCCGCAATAGACGATCGTCTCCAGTGGCAGTGCCGTGAGCTTCTTCAGCGAGGCGAACATGTCCGGTGCCTTTCGCTCGAACAGGCGCCCGCAGCCGAGCGAGAACAGCGTGTCGCCGGTGAACGCGACGTGGGAGTCCGCAAAATTATAGCAGACATGACCAGCCGTATGGCCTGGAGTCTCGATGACTCCGACCGTCCCGCTGCCGAACCGGAATGTCTCGCCGTCCCGAACCGTGCGATCGATGCCGGGAATGCGGGCCGCTTCCGATTCGGGGCCGATGATCGTCAGCCCGAACTTCTCCTTGAGCGCCAGGTTGCCCTCGACGTGGTCCGGGTGGTGGTGGGTCGTCAGGATGACCGTCGGTGTCCAGCCGGTCCGCTCGATGGCCGCAAGAATGGGGCCGACCTCCGGCGCATCGATGATGGCAGTCTCGCCGGTCGACGGATCGCGCGCGAGCACGCCGAAATTGTCGCTCCGGCACATGAACTGTTCGATTTCCAGGGTCATTCCCTACCTCATTCGTGCTGCGCAGACACGATAGGGCGCCGCGCAGGGCTTCGCCACCCTTTCCTTGCGATGTCGCGGCGGTACGACTAGCGTGCGCGCCATGCACACCGACATCGTCGATCTCCGCGCCTTCTACTCGACGACCCTCGGTCGGCTGGCGGAGCGGTCGATCGCCATGGCGCTGTCCAGCATCTGGTCGACGCTGCCGAACGAGCGTCTGGTCGGCCTCGGCTACACCTTGCCGTGGCTCGATCGTTTCGGCACCGAGGCGGAGCGGGTCTTCTCCTTCATGCCCGCAGCCCAGGGAGCGATTAACTGGCCGCCGCACGGCCCGTCGGCAACCGCGCTCGTCTTCGACGAGGAGTTGCCGCTGTTCGATTCCTCCATCGACCGCATGCTTCTGGTACACGCGCTCGAGCATGCCGAAAACCCGCGCGAGACACTGATGGAAATCTGGCGGGTGCTGGCACCGGGCGGGCGGCTGATCATCGTGGTGCCCAACCGCCGTGGCGTCTGGGCCCGCTTCGAGCATACACCTTTCGGCACCGGACGCCCCTGGTCACGGGGCCAGCTGCTCTCGTTGCTGCGGGAGACCAACTTCACGCCGGCCTCCTGGGCGGAGGCGCTTCTGTTTCCGCCGTCGCGCAGCCGCTGGGTGCTGCGGGCTCACCAGATCATCGAGCGCACCGGACGGCGCTTCTGGCCAATGTTCTGCGGCGTCCTGATCGTGGAGGCACAGAAGCGGCTCTACCAGGGCCTGCCGGTCGCGCAGCGCGCTTCGCGCCGCGTCTTCGTTCCGGTTCTCGCGCCGCAGGGGGCTGCCAGAGGGCCGACCTTAACCGGGAATTTACCGTGAAGGCGCACAGTCCCGGCATCATCCGACGGGGGTGGGGCATGGCGAAGACGAACGAAATCACGCGACTGGACGACCCGACGCTGCTGCGCCAGCTGGTGCGCGAACTCGTCGCCGGGGGCTACTGTCTCGACGAACTCGACGTGAAGCTGAGCCAGATCGTCCCGGTCGACCTCGACCTCCTGCACGAGTGCTTCCTGGAGGTGGACGGCGCAGTCCAGCCATCCCGCCGGGCAGCCTGACGAAGCTAACGCTTCAGCACGAACACGGCCTGCTGGCCGAACAGATTCCAGAACCACCAGGGCATCGAGACACCGATCGGATGGCCGTCGCGATCGAGTGCCATGGCGCTCTCGACAGTCGCGCCCACCTCCTGGCAAAGCGCCACGAAATCCCGGATCGTGCAGAAATGGATGTTCGGCGTGTCGTACCAGCTGTAGGGCAGGTCGCGCGTGACCGGCATCCGGCCGCGAAACAGGAGCGAAAACCGGACCCTCCAGTAGCCGAAGTTCGGGAAGGACACGATGGCGCGCTCGCCGATCCGCAGAAGCTGTTTCAGCACCTCGCGCGGGTTGCGGGTCGCCTGCAGCGTCTGCGACAGGATCACGTAGTCAAATCCTTTGTCCGGGTAGAAGACGAGGTCGGTGTCCGCATCTCCCTGGATGGCCGACAGGCCGCGTGCCACGCATTCGTTGACGCCGCGCTGGGAAATCTCCACGCCGCGTCCGTCGACCTGCTTGTCCTGCTCCAGATAGGCGAGCAATTCGCCGTCGCCGCAGCCGACGTCGAGCACGCGCGCTCTCGGTCTGATGAAGCCTGCGATCAGCTGGAGGTCGATGCGCGGTCCGTTGCTGTTGACGCTCATCAGGAAAGTTCCTCCAGTCCGCGCGCGCGGGCGGCAGAGCGCAGGAAGCCGTCGATGGCCGAGAAGAGTTCCGGCTCGTCGAGCAGGAAAGCGTCGTGGCCGCGGTCGGTCTCGATCTCGACGAACGACACCGAAGCACCGGCGGCGTTGAGCGCATGGACGATCGACCGGCTTTCCTCGGTCGGAAACAGCCAGTCGCTCGTGAAGGAGACGAGGCAGAAGCGCGTGCTCGTGCCGCGGAAGGCATCGGCCAGGCGCCCGCCATGGTCGGCGGCGAGGTCGAAATAGTCCATCGCCCGGGTCATGTAGAGGTAGGAGTTCGCGTCGAAGCGGTCGACGAAGCTCATGCCCTGGTGGCGCAGGTAGCTTTCGATCTGGAAGTCGGCATCGAAGCCGAAGGTCAGGGCGGCGCGATCCTGAAGGTTGCGCCCGAACTTGCGGTGCAGCGCGGCCTCGGAAAGATAGGTGATGTGCGCGGCCATGCGGGCCACTGCGAGCCCCTTTTCGGGACGCGTGCCCGCCTCGATGTAACGCCCGCCGCGCCAGTCGGGATCGGCCATCACGGCCTGGCGACCGACCTCGTGGAAAGCGATGTTCTGAGAGGAATGGCGCGCCCCGGTGGCGATCGGCAATGCGGTGTGGACGCGCTCGGGATGGCTCGACGCCCACTGCAGCACCTGCATGCCGCCCATGGACCCGCCGATCACGGAAAACAGCCGGTCGATGCCGAGATGGTCGACCAGCATGACCTGTGCGCGCACCATGTCGCCGATGGTGACCACCGGCATGTCGAGGCCCCAGGGCCGGCCGGTGTGGGGATTGATCGTCGCCGGTCCCGTCGAGCCGAGGCAGCCGCCGAGCACGTTGGAGCAGATGACGAAGAAGCGGTTGGTGTCGATCACCTTGCCGGGGCCGATCAGGACCTCCCACCAGCCGGGCTTGCCCGTCACGGGATTGTCGTTGGCGACGTGCTGGTCGCCGGTCAGCGCGTGGCAGATCAGGACCGCGTTCGACCGGGCGGCGTTGAGTTCGCCGTAGGTCTGGTAGGCGATCTGGAAGGGCGACAGCACCTTTCCGGAATCGAGCTTCAGCGGCATGTCCTCACCGAACCGGACGACCTTGCTCGACGGTTCGTTGGCTTCGTTGTTCGCGATGCGGGCGCGCTCGGCGGCCATGGTCCCTTCTTTCCCCGGTCGGGCTCCGCACGACAAAAAACCGGCGTTGCGGGGTGCAAGGCCGGTCACGAGACGCGCAATCGGCCCTTTAGCGAGTTGTTTAACGTGGCTGCAAGCCGACCGGCCAAATCACCACGACGTGGTGGCTCAATATCCCTCGCAGGCCTTTGCGTCAATGACAAAGCTTTGCTAGAGCAGGCCGCGCATTCCGGGGCGATCGCCCCAAGCCTACAGGACACCCGATCATGACCGAGCTTCAGCGCCCGCAGCCCAAACCCGGCGTGTTGGACATAGCGGCTTATGTACCGGGCAAGAGCGCTGCTCCGGCGGGCGTGGCCAAGGTGCACAAGCTCTCTTCCAATGAAAGTCCGCTTGGTCCGTCGCCGAAGGCGATCGAGGCCGTTCGCGATGTCGCCGCACGGCTCGAATACTATCCGGACGGCTCCTCGACGAAGCTGCGTGAGGCCATCGCCGAAGCGCATGGGCTGAACCCGGCCAACATCCTGTGCTCGAACGGTTCCGACGAGGTGCTGGGCCTGCTCGCGCTGACCTATCTCCAGCCAGGCGACGAGGCGATCTTCACGGAACACGGATTCCTCGTCTACCGCATCTACACCCAGGCTGCGAGCGCGGTTCCGGTCTCGGTGAAGGAGACGGGCGAGACCGCCGACGTCGACGCCATCCTGGCGGCGGTGACGCCGAAGACGAAGATCGTCTTCCTGGCCAATCCGAACAACCCCACCGGCACCTACATTCCCTTCGACGAGGTGCGGCGGCTGCATGCCGGCCTGCCGAAGCACGTGCTGCTGGTGCTCGATGCGGCCTACGCCGAATATGTCCGGCGCAACGACTACGAGTCCGGCATCGAACTCGTCTCGTCCTCGCACAACGTCGTCATGACGCGCACCTTCTCGAAGATCCACGGACTCGGCGGTGCCCGGATCGGCTGGATCTATGCTCCGGCCGAAATCATCGACGCGCTGAACCGGGTGCGCGGCCCGTTCAACGTCAACGCGGCCGCCCTGGAGGCGGGCGTCGCGGCGATGAAGGACCGAGCCCATGTCGAGGCGGCCGTCGCCCACAATGACCGGTGGCTTGCCTGGGTGACGCAGGAACTGACCGGGCTCGGCCTGCGCGTCACCCCCAGCGTCGGCAATTTCGTGCTCGTCCATTTCAACGACGGCGATCGCCATTCGGCCGCGGCGGCGGACGAGTATTTGACGCAGCGTGGCTACATCCTGCGCCGTGTCACCGGCTACGGTTTCCCCAACGCCCTGCGCATGACCATCGGGACGGAAGAGGCCAATCGCGGCGTCGTGGCCGCTCTCGCCGAGTTCCTGAAGACCTGACCATGGCCGAACCCCTGTTTGAACGCGTAGCGCTGATCGGTATCGGCCTGATCGGTTCTTCGCTCGCCCGCGTCGTCCGACGCGAAGGCCTGGCCGGGAGCCTCGCGATCTCGACCCGCAGTCCTGCGACCCTGGAGCGGGCACGCGAGCTTGGACTGGGTGACGCGTACCACCTCGATCCGCGAGACGCGGTCGCAGACGCCGATCTCGTCGTCGTTTCGGTCCCGGTCGGTTCCTCCGGCGACGTTGCGAAGACGATCGGCCCGGTTTTGAAGCCGGGAGCGATCCTCACCGATGTCGGTTCGACGAAGGCGTCGGTGATCGCCCAGATGGCGCCGGAGGTTCCGGCCAACGTGCATTTCATTCCCGGTCATCCGATCGCGGGCACGGAGCGCTCCGGTCCCGACGCGGGCTTCGCCTCGCTTTTCGAGAACCGGTGGTGCATCCTGACGCCGCTGCCCGGCACGGACGAGGCAGCGGTTGCACGACTCGCCGCCTTCTGGCGCCGTTGCGGTTCGAACATCGACACGATGGACCCCAATCACCACGACATGGTGCTGGCGATCGTGTCGCACCTGCCGCACATCATCGCCTACAACATCGTCGGCACTGCCGACGATCTGGAAACGGTGACGAAGTCGGAAGTGATCAAGTACTCGGCGTCGGGCTTTCGCGACTTCACCCGCCTGGCTGCCTCGGACCCCACGATGTGGCGCGACGTCTGCCTGCACAACCGTGACGCCATCCTCGA
The nucleotide sequence above comes from Aquibium microcysteis. Encoded proteins:
- a CDS encoding DUF3108 domain-containing protein, with product MQRLSNPLRIAVILAASIVPAAAPAAESTSFRSEYATSLYGIVLARSTFESRIARDGFEISGRLSSSGVAKVFDDTRANARASGRLGTDGPLPRSYDVDYTSGDKKKKTTIAFADGTVVRADNTPPVRTNRKDWIKVEQKHLAGVVDPISAALVRAASPAEVCNRTIRVFDGALRADLHLAPAGFGTASVSGYKGETVKCTVRFEPVAGYRSNNKSIAYMRRTSDIAIAFAQVGTSGVYAPVEATVGTQVGTIKVQAVRFEMVK
- a CDS encoding DMT family transporter, with translation MARATLIGFSAVMMWALLALFTDASGAVPPFQLSAMTFAIGAAVGFAARGLSATPVERVSIPPVVWLVGIGGLFGYHFFYFTALRNAPAVEASLIAYLWPLLIVLGSALMPGERLGWHHLAGALMGLAGTALIVSRGGGFEFDVRYAYGYGMAGVCALLWSSYSLLSRRFQSVPTRTVTWFCAATAVLSLLCHLAMEETVWPQGAGEWLAVIGLGLLPVGAAFYAWDHGVKRGNIQVLGAASYAAPLLSTLVLIVFGFAEPTLSILAACLLITAGAALAAKNMILSRPKASAE
- a CDS encoding lysoplasmalogenase encodes the protein MMPFPGGIEATQNGTLVLSAIAAALYLAMARRPPSFRRTTVKTASVALLGVLVLVAEGPALLAAALFLSALGDLFLAEDGDRAFLAGLAAFLVAHLVYVVLFGMAGSGLDAFADEPLRLVLAATIAAFAIGTYLRLRPALPRELVLPVGVYVAAILAMGLAAATLSSVAVIAGALLFMASDAVLAAGRFLIPAESPRQSVVAPAVWVLYYAAQAAITLGFLLDR
- a CDS encoding biliverdin-producing heme oxygenase; amino-acid sequence: MTTDTKTWAGAGDQGTARARLLRAATGQSHSRLDQAITDKQPFRNVERYGRLLLMQHAFHRSIEPLYDDARLNVLLPGLRERRRLPMILLDMADLRVRQPDGGQYPAVANAAPADVATALGWLYVAEGSNLGAAVLLKEAAKLGLSERFGARHLADTADGRGRHWRIFTTALDAVHLTDGEEALVIAGAQAAFERVHGLVMDMFA
- a CDS encoding cupin domain-containing protein; this translates as MSGRGSEAGRIIEALGLQPHPEGGWYAETFRDSAGGPRGHSTAIYFLLERGQVSHWHLVKDAVEVWHYHAGAPLELSISVDGANVERMTLGPDILSGQRPQGIVPAAVWQSARSLGDWTLVGCTVAPGFDFASFQLAPPGWAPRR
- the gloB gene encoding hydroxyacylglutathione hydrolase, which translates into the protein MTLEIEQFMCRSDNFGVLARDPSTGETAIIDAPEVGPILAAIERTGWTPTVILTTHHHPDHVEGNLALKEKFGLTIIGPESEAARIPGIDRTVRDGETFRFGSGTVGVIETPGHTAGHVCYNFADSHVAFTGDTLFSLGCGRLFERKAPDMFASLKKLTALPLETIVYCGHEYTQSNARFALGIDPTNSALKTRAAEVDRLRALGLPTLPTTLMQEMATNPFLRAHDPVIRRNLGMEAATDEAVFAEIRKRKDIA
- a CDS encoding class I SAM-dependent methyltransferase, which produces MHTDIVDLRAFYSTTLGRLAERSIAMALSSIWSTLPNERLVGLGYTLPWLDRFGTEAERVFSFMPAAQGAINWPPHGPSATALVFDEELPLFDSSIDRMLLVHALEHAENPRETLMEIWRVLAPGGRLIIVVPNRRGVWARFEHTPFGTGRPWSRGQLLSLLRETNFTPASWAEALLFPPSRSRWVLRAHQIIERTGRRFWPMFCGVLIVEAQKRLYQGLPVAQRASRRVFVPVLAPQGAARGPTLTGNLP
- the metW gene encoding methionine biosynthesis protein MetW; the protein is MSVNSNGPRIDLQLIAGFIRPRARVLDVGCGDGELLAYLEQDKQVDGRGVEISQRGVNECVARGLSAIQGDADTDLVFYPDKGFDYVILSQTLQATRNPREVLKQLLRIGERAIVSFPNFGYWRVRFSLLFRGRMPVTRDLPYSWYDTPNIHFCTIRDFVALCQEVGATVESAMALDRDGHPIGVSMPWWFWNLFGQQAVFVLKR
- the metX gene encoding homoserine O-acetyltransferase MetX, translated to MAAERARIANNEANEPSSKVVRFGEDMPLKLDSGKVLSPFQIAYQTYGELNAARSNAVLICHALTGDQHVANDNPVTGKPGWWEVLIGPGKVIDTNRFFVICSNVLGGCLGSTGPATINPHTGRPWGLDMPVVTIGDMVRAQVMLVDHLGIDRLFSVIGGSMGGMQVLQWASSHPERVHTALPIATGARHSSQNIAFHEVGRQAVMADPDWRGGRYIEAGTRPEKGLAVARMAAHITYLSEAALHRKFGRNLQDRAALTFGFDADFQIESYLRHQGMSFVDRFDANSYLYMTRAMDYFDLAADHGGRLADAFRGTSTRFCLVSFTSDWLFPTEESRSIVHALNAAGASVSFVEIETDRGHDAFLLDEPELFSAIDGFLRSAARARGLEELS
- the hisC gene encoding histidinol-phosphate transaminase; this encodes MTELQRPQPKPGVLDIAAYVPGKSAAPAGVAKVHKLSSNESPLGPSPKAIEAVRDVAARLEYYPDGSSTKLREAIAEAHGLNPANILCSNGSDEVLGLLALTYLQPGDEAIFTEHGFLVYRIYTQAASAVPVSVKETGETADVDAILAAVTPKTKIVFLANPNNPTGTYIPFDEVRRLHAGLPKHVLLVLDAAYAEYVRRNDYESGIELVSSSHNVVMTRTFSKIHGLGGARIGWIYAPAEIIDALNRVRGPFNVNAAALEAGVAAMKDRAHVEAAVAHNDRWLAWVTQELTGLGLRVTPSVGNFVLVHFNDGDRHSAAAADEYLTQRGYILRRVTGYGFPNALRMTIGTEEANRGVVAALAEFLKT
- a CDS encoding prephenate/arogenate dehydrogenase family protein, giving the protein MAEPLFERVALIGIGLIGSSLARVVRREGLAGSLAISTRSPATLERARELGLGDAYHLDPRDAVADADLVVVSVPVGSSGDVAKTIGPVLKPGAILTDVGSTKASVIAQMAPEVPANVHFIPGHPIAGTERSGPDAGFASLFENRWCILTPLPGTDEAAVARLAAFWRRCGSNIDTMDPNHHDMVLAIVSHLPHIIAYNIVGTADDLETVTKSEVIKYSASGFRDFTRLAASDPTMWRDVCLHNRDAILEMLARFSEDLASLQRAVRWGDGDKLFDLFTRTRAIRRSIIEAGQEVDAPDFGRQVVAHSEKG